A stretch of DNA from Nitrospirota bacterium:
GCAACACAGCCCCGACGTCACCAGCAAGCAGATTGAGCGTGAGATCATGGAAAAGGTCATTAAACCCGTGATGCCAAAAGGGCTCTACGATCCAACCAGCGTGAAGCATCACATTAACCCCACCGGCCGTTTCGTCGTCGGTGGCCCGATGGGCGACACCGGTCTCACAGGCCGGAAAATTATCGTCGATACCTACGGCGGACACGGCAGTCATGGCGGCGGCGCGTTCTCGGGGAAGGATCCCACAAAGGTGGACCGGTCCGCCTCGTATATGGCCCGCTATATCGCCAAGAATCTCGTCGCCGCCGGCCTGGCCGGCAAGTGTGAAGTGCAGCTGGCCTACGCGATCGGGGTTGCCGATCCGGTGTCTGTCCTCGTTGACACTAAGGGCACTGAAACGGTGTCGGTCGATATTCTCGATAAGCTCGTGCGCAAACATTTCCCCATGACTCCCCGGGGCATCATCGATCACCTGAAACTCAGGCGCCCGATCTTCCGAAAAACCGCTGCCTATGGCCACTTCGGTC
This window harbors:
- a CDS encoding methionine adenosyltransferase domain-containing protein; this encodes QHSPDVTSKQIEREIMEKVIKPVMPKGLYDPTSVKHHINPTGRFVVGGPMGDTGLTGRKIIVDTYGGHGSHGGGAFSGKDPTKVDRSASYMARYIAKNLVAAGLAGKCEVQLAYAIGVADPVSVLVDTKGTETVSVDILDKLVRKHFPMTPRGIIDHLKLRRPIFRKTAAYGHFGRTEPEFTWEKTDKTKALRKDAGL